Proteins encoded within one genomic window of Solea senegalensis isolate Sse05_10M linkage group LG11, IFAPA_SoseM_1, whole genome shotgun sequence:
- the LOC122777674 gene encoding ceramide synthase 5-like yields the protein MTSSISAWFWSDRFWLPENVSWVDLEHPPPGVEYPRIGHVLYALPLSVGVFLLRLLFERLVAKPCAHILQIQAGVPRQAQPNAVLEKLYQSKTSPDTRQLDGLSKQLDWDVRKIQRWFRVRRNQDRPSLQTKFCESMWRFTFYLGIFIYAIQHLWVSPWTWDTRLCWHKYPFQPLSPGQYNHYVAELAFYWSLMFSQFTDIKRKDFFIMLVHHLATIILITFSYANNMLRAGTLVMCVHDAADIFLEAAKLANYAKYQRLCDGLFVVFSICFFITRLVIYPFWIVYSVLIESWEIVGPYQAWWLFNGLLLVLQTLHIIWFYLIARIAIKAIFKGKVAKDDRSDIESSSDEEINNSSGGKNPSQSLTPKSTGNLNGETHDH from the exons ATGACTTCCTCTATCTCGGCCTGGTTTTGGAGCGATAGGTTCTGGCTTCCCGAAAACGTTTCATGGGTGGACCTGGAGCATCCGCCACCTGGTGTGGAGTACCCACGAATAGGACATGTTCTTTACGCTTTGCCCCTGTCCGTGGGAGTTTTCCTTCTGAGGCTGTTGTTTGAAAG gctGGTGGCCAAGCCCTGTGCCCACATACTTCAGATTCAGGCGGGAGTGCCTCGGCAAGCTCAGCCCAATGCTGTCCTGGAGAAGCTGTACCAGTCCAAAACG AGTCCAGACACAAGGCAACTGGATGGACTCTCCAAACAGCTGGACTGGGATGTACGGAAAATACAGAGATGGTTTCGTGTCCGTCGGAACCAGGACAGGCCCAGTCTGCAGACCAAGTTCTGTGAGAGCAT GTGGCGGTTTACGTTTTACTTGGGGATTTTTATCTATGCCATTCAACATTTGTGGGTG TCACCTTGGACGTGGGACACCAGACTGTGTTGGCACAAATATCCATTCCag CCTCTGAGCCCTGGACAGTACAACCACTATGTCGCAGAGCTGGCTTTCTATTGGTCGCTGATGTTTTCCCAGTTCACAGACATTAAACGTAAG GACTTCTTCATCATGCTAGTCCACCACCTGGccaccatcatcctcatcacATTCTCCTATGCCAACAACATGCTACGAGCCGGTACTTTGGTCATGTGCGTGCACGATGCAGCAGACATCTTCCTTGAG GCAGCCAAGCTGGCCAACTATGCCAAGTACCAAAGGCTGTGTGATGGTCTGTTTGTGGTGTTCAGCATATGCTTCTTTATCACTCGACTCGTCATCTATCCTTTCTG GATTGTTTACAGTGTTCTGATTGAGAGCTGGGAGATCGTGGGGCCGTACCAGGCCTGGTGGCTGTTCAATGGGCTGCTGTTGGTCCTGCAGACTCTTCACATCATCTGGTTCTACCTCATCGCTCGTATTGCTATTAAAGCCATATTCAAGGGAAAG gtGGCGAAAGATGACCGCAGTGACATCGAGAGCAGCTCGGACGAAGAGATTAATAACTCCAGCGGTGGTAAAAACCCCAGTCAGAGTCTGACCCCAAAGAGCACTGGTAATCTTAATGGAGAAACTCACGACCACTGA
- the LOC122777672 gene encoding NACHT, LRR and PYD domains-containing protein 12-like, which yields MDKDAVLTHVQRPRGTAPTLLGGELPLSVINSSRYIHQTGPAAQPQTEGNEGDESTSTLDRAIHTVLSGEVRNVILVGREGTGKTTTLEKLVLDWAKEEEDLQHFSCVFYFRLEEINSLKDPLSLENLITQHHLSPFPPQSMHLFLQKPEDVLFVFDDLDRCGLSLDPSAHILCSDPGQAVSVSCLISSLLHGSLLKGAAFVVTTRPSEHLKFLSGTRMEVQGFLKPQREAYFNAFFTDPSVAHKAHVHMEKTLGFYDFCSSPRFCWTVCSVYRTLMDAGATLPETLSELFVHILVHQLKVVSLNEAYNRELVLALGRMASHCSLDQHSSCTKEELGHFGFQPFLSSAGAFLQVDGDLDSDTCVFSFTSQLMLEFLLAVSLFLGKSPSEGVAEVLEKHRVHAKFLDLFLSTLSEPIQRKPLETLLGALDRDHVVDFKRWFKSSSVETLKGYRKEEHYRCFHLLHQAQSESLVKEIITPSARIGISYGDLSLQDCVALDFVFTCLGEMELLNLYRMRNMTEEKAEVLASVMKASHKILLSDSSLSAEAVVHLASALSGGITEELDLSNSQLGDEKLKVLCNGLRDCKLLNISLRSCGLTAASCEDLVSALTSGNSRLCVLEIHANHIGDQGLMTLCKALRSPQCKLQELQLQGSDLTALSMDALSAALCSGNSELRKVNVTGNVIGDSGVEALCDALKHPLCKLQSLNLYDNELTGKCCPGLMETLVSEHCSLSELDLSVNDLGQEGALLLCQALSRPGCPVEKLGLTRCQLTHPVFVQLGTLLRSGTSRIKSLLVGLNKVGDRGVKHILDAVKDPKCLLEDLDVEMTDLTDACVEDLCAAIRASKTLKNLELRNNSLTDASVPALVRVMEDSDSMLEMNLRYNEFSEEVFEILDECDKIIY from the exons ATGGACAAAGACGCTGTGTTGACTCACGTCCAGAGGCCGAGGGGCACCGCGCCGACACTTCTGGGAGGAGAGCTGCCTCTCAGTGTGATAAACAGCAGCAGGTACATTCACCAGACAGGTCCTGCAGCTCAGCCACAGACAGAAGGAAATGAAGGCGACGAGTCGACGTCCACCTTGGATCGTGCCATCCACACTGTTCTGTCTGGTGAAGTCAGAAATGTGATCCTGGTGGGTCGAGAAGGCACCGGCAAGACCACGACACTGGAGAAGCTTGTGCTAGACTGGgcgaaagaagaagaagaccttCAACacttctcttgtgttttttactTTCGCCTGGAGGAGATAAATTCTCTCAAAGACCCACTGTCCTTGGAGAATTTGATAACGCAACACCATCTCAGTCCTTTTCCTCCACAGTCCATGCACCTGTTTCTGCAGAAGCCAGAAgatgtgctgtttgtttttgatgatcTGGATCGATGCGGTCTTTCCCTGGACCCCTCGGCCCACATCCTCTGCTCTGACCCCGGCCAGGCGGTGTCAGTGTCCTGCTTGATATCCAGTCTGCTTCATGGATCATTGCTAAAAGGAGCCGCCTTCGTGGTGACAACCAGGCCGTCGGAACATCTGAAGTTTCTGAGTGGCACCAGGATGGAGGTTCAGGGTTTTCTGAAGCCCCAAAGAGAGGCTTACTTTAATGCTTTCTTCACTGACCCATCTGTTGCTCATAAGGCGCATGTGCACATGGAAAAGACTCTGGGTTTTTATGATTTTTGCAGCTCACCTAGATTCTGTTGGACAGTTTGCTCTGTTTACAGAACTCTCATGGATGCTGGAGCAACACTTCCAGAAACATTATCTGAGCTCTTTGTACATATCCTGGTTCACCAGCTGAAGGTGGTCTCACTGAACGAGGCCTACAACAGAGAACTAGTGCTGGCCCTCGGCAGGATGGCCTCTCATTGTTCTCTTGACCAACATTCAAGCTGCACCAAAGAGGAACTCGGTCACTTTGGTTTTCAACCATTTCTCAGCTCAGCAGGTGCATTCTTGCAAGTAGACGGCGACCTGGATTCAGATACGTGTGTTTTCTCCTTCACTTCCCAGCTGATGCTGGAGTTCCTCCTGGCTGTGTCTCTCTTTTTGGGCAAGTCGCCATCTGAGGGTGTGGCTGAGGTGCTGGAAAAGCACAGAGTTCACGCAAAGTTTCTGGATCTCTTTTTGTCCACACTCTCCGAGCCAATTCAGCGCAAACCGCTCGAGACCCTGCTGGGGGCGCTAGACCGGGATCACGTCGTGGATTTCAAACGTTGGTTTAAAAGCAGCTCAGTGGAAACACTCAAGGGGTATCGCAAAGAAGAGCACTACCGTTGCTTCCATCTTCTTCATCAAGCTCAGAGTGAGAGTTTGGTGAAGGAGATCATCACCCCGTCAGCACGCATAGGCATCAGCTACGGCGACCTGAGCCTTCAGGACTGCGTGGCTCTGGACTTTGTCTTCACGTGCCTCGGGGAGATGGAGTTGTTGAATCTGTACAGGATGAGGAACATGACAGAGGAGAAAGCAGAAGTCCTGGCTTCAGTTATGAAAGCATCACACAAGatact CTTATCAGACAGCTCCTTGAGCGCTGAAGCTGTCGTTCACCTGGCTTCAGCCCTCAGCGGAGGAATCACAGAAGAGCTGGATCTCTCTAACTCGCAGCTCGGAGATGAAAAGCTCAAGGTTCTCTGCAACGGACTCAGAGACTGCAAACTGCTCAATATAAG TCTTCGATCATGCGGACTGACAGCGGCGAGCTGTGAAGACCTGGTGTCTGCGCTGACCTCAGGCAACTCTCGGCTGTGTGTGTTAGAAATCCACGCCAATCACATCGGAGACCAGGGCTTGATGACGCTGTGCAAAGCACTGCGTAGTCCTCAATGCAAACTACAGGAGCTCCA gCTTCAAGGCAGTGACTTGACTGCACTGTCCATGGACGCTTTATCCGCAGCTCTGTGTTCTGGAAACTCAGAGCTGAGAAAAGTGAACGTGACAGGGAACGTGATTGGTGACAGTGGAGTGGAGGCTTTGTGCGACGCCCTGAAACACCCTCTGTGTAAACTCCAGAGCCTCAA TCTCTATGACAATGAGCTGACAGGCAAGTGCTGCCCTGGTTTGATGGAGACCCTGGTGTCGGAGCACTGCTCTCTGTCAGAGCTGGACCTCTCAGTGAACGATTTGGGCCAGGAGGGGGCGCTGCTGCTCTGCCAAGCCCTCAGTCGTCCTGGATGCCCGGTGGAAAAACTAGG GTTGACACGATGCCAGTTGACCCACCCTGTCTTTGTGCAGCTGGGCACTTTGCTGAGAAGTGGCACGTCTCGAATCAAGTCCTTGCTTGTAGGATTGAACAAAGTCGGAGATCGAGGGGTCAAACACATTTTGGATGCTGTTAAAGATCCAAAGTGTCTGCTGGAGGACCTAGA CGTTGAAATGACCGACCTGACAGACGCCTGCGTCGAGGACCTGTGTGCCGCCATACGAGCCAGTAAGACCCTGAAGAACCTGGAACTGAGAAACAACTCCCTGACCGACGCTTCAGTCCCGGCCCTGGTCCGAGTCATGGAGGACAGCGACAGCATGCTGGAGATGAA CCTCCGCTACAATGAATTCTCAGAGGAGGTTTTCGAAATACTGGACGAGTGCGATAAAATAATATACTGA
- the LOC122777673 gene encoding rabenosyn-5, with protein sequence MASSYPPPFEGTGEVKEGFLCPLCLKDLQSFYQLQDHYEEEHSGDDRHVRGQLKNLVQKAKKAKDKLLKRDGDDRADTGSYESFYYGGVDPYMWEPQELGATRSHLDLFKKHRAARIDHYVIEVNKLIIRLEKLTSFDRTTSDAAKIRAIEKSVVPWVNDSDVPFCPDCGNKFNIRNRRHHCRLCGSIMCRKCMDFVPLPLAQKLINGTREALCVYGSPSHSQSPPAGGGSSGGGMGSRRGSISSLSSVTSMLEEKDDERIRCCHHCMDKLMKRQQKLEEKDHTPDIVKLYERLRMCMEKVDERAPEYIRMAESLNAGETTYNLDTAGGLRLEVQKYYELIDALSKRILTLGTKDDPPPHPKVLQLQRMIRYTATLFVQEKLLGLMSLPTKDKYEELKEKRKQEQEKRLQQERLATQETLKRRQESERNRPPVSTNGELPQAPRAPRMTKAGGWLPSADSGHAHSELEDPLLQQIKNIQSFLRQAREAQRTDEVAMLEENLRQLQDEYDQQQTSLAIALSQKLAEEESLQEGEFKRLEVWERQERWGPATQSSFTREQPLDISPVGGFQDEQDTEAEELTPKAERSPSSVRAFPALTSQEDSPPRLRSLGGHITPPGGEGQHGSSYNPFDEDDSTPVEEDPSNPFSEDIKREHREVTNGKKEYNPFDEDVEEDNQAENVTGNPFEEDDNTVAGNPFKEASGNSPGVSTNPFDGDDDSEALPDLDMIEEELLLQQIDNIRAYIFDAKLSSRLDEVELLSENLRELQVTLQEQKKKKR encoded by the exons ATGGCCTCCAGCTACCCTCCCCCCTTTGAGGGCACAGGTGAAGTGAAGGAGGGCTTTCTTTGCCCTCTGTGCCTGAAAGACCTTCAGTCCTTCTATCAACTTCAGGACCACTACGAAGAGGAGCACTCAGGGGATGACCGCCATGTTAGGGGACAGCTCAAAA ATTTGGTTCAAAAGGCAAAGAAAGCCAAAGACAAGCTCTTAAAGCGGGATGGAGATGACAGAGCAGATACTGGCAGTTATGAGTCCTTCTATTACGGTGGAGTGGACCCATATATGTGGGAGCCTCAGGAACTGG gagCAACGAGAAGTCACCTGGACCTTTTCAAGAAACACCGGGCGGCGAGGATCGATCATTATGTCATTGAGGTCAACAAGCTCATCATCAGACTGGaaaag TTGACATCGTTCGACAGGACGACTTCAGATGCTGCCAAAATCAGAG CCATTGAGAAGTCTGTAGTTCCATGGGTGAATGACTCCGATGTCCCGTTCTGTCCTGACTGTGGAAACAAATTCAACATTCGGAACAGACGCCACCACTGTCGTCTCTGTGGCTCCATCATGTGTAGAAAGTGCATGGACTTTGTCCCGTTACCTTTGGCCC agAAGCTGATTAACGGGACACGagaagctctgtgtgtgtatggaagTCCCAGTCACTCCCAGTCTCCCCCTGCTGGAGGGGGCAGCAGTGGCGGAGGCATGGGCTCCAGGAGAGGCAGCATCAGCAGCCTGAGCAGTGTGACCTCCATGCTGGAGGAAAAAGATGACGAGAGGATCCGCTGCTGCCACCACTGCATGGACAAACTGATGAAGAGGCAGCAGAAGTTGGAAGAGAAGGACCACACGCCTGATATAGTGAAACTTTATGAG AGGCTGAGGATGTGCATGGAGAAAGTGGATGAAAGGGCTCCAGAATACATTCGAATGGCTGAGTCTCTCAA TGCAGGAGAAACCACCTACAATCTTGACACAGCGGGTGGACTCAGACTGGAAGTACAGAAATACTATGAGCTAATCGACGCTTTAAG taaGAGGATTTTAACACTGGGAACTAAGGATGATCCACCACCCCATCCAAAGGTGCTCCAACTGCAGAGGATGATCCGATATACAGCCACACTATTTGTTCAG GAGAAGCTGTTAGGTCTCATGTCATTACCCACCAAGGACAAATATGAAGagttaaaagaaaagaggaaacaagaACAAGAGAAGAGACTCCAGCAAGAGAGACTG GCAACACAGGAGACCCTGAAGAGGAGGCAGGAGTCAGAGAGAAACCGTCCACCTGTAAGCACCAATGGAGAGCTGCCGCAAGCCCCTCGAGCACCACGCATGACCAAGGCTGGTGGCTGGCTGCCCTCTGCAGACTCTGGTCACGCACACAGCGAGCTGGAGGaccctctcctccagcagatCAAGAACATTCAGTCGTTCCTCCGTCAAGCCCGAGAGGCTCAGCGAACAGACGAGGTTGCTATGTTGGAGGAGAACCTGCGTCAGCTCCAGGACGAATATGACCAACAGCAGACCAGCCTGGCCATTGCTCTCTCCCAGAAGCTGGCTGAGGAGGAGAGCTTGCAGGAGGGGGAGTTCAAACGTCTGGAGGTGTGGGAAAGGCAGGAGCGCTGGGGACCCGCGACCCAGTCTTCCTTCACCAGGGAGCAGCCGTTGGATATCAGCCCAGTAGGAGGTTTTCAAGACGAGCAAGACACTGAAGCAGAGGAGCTGACTCCCAAAGCTGAGAGGAGCCCGTCATCTGTGAGAGCGTTCCCTGCTCTCACAAGTCAGGAGGATTCGCCGCCTAGGCTGAGGAGTTTGGGAGGACACATAACCCCTCCTGGTGGTGAAGGACAGCACGGCTCTTCCTACAACCCCTTTGATGAGGATGACTCGACTCCTGTTGAGGAGGATCCATCCAATCCTTTCTCTGAGGACATTAAGAGGGAGCACAGAGAAGTAACCAACGGAAAGAAAGAATATAACCCCTTTGATGAAGATGTCGAGGAGGACAACCAGGCAGAGAACGTAACAGGCAACCCGTTTGAAGAGGATGACAACACAGTAGCCGGTAATCCTTTCAAGGAGGCCTCTGGCAATTCTCCGGGAGTCTCCACCAATCCCTTTGACGGGGATGATGACAGCGAGGCTTTGCCCGATTTGGACATGATTGAAGAagaactgctgctgcagcagatcGACAACATTAGAGCCTACATTTTCGATGCCAAGCTTAGCAGCCGACTGGACGAGGTGGAGCTGCTGTCGGAGAACCTGAGAGAGCTACAGGTCACCCTAcaggaacaaaagaaaaagaagcgcTGA
- the trh gene encoding pro-thyrotropin-releasing hormone, producing the protein MKSICLLILASLVLCNLALCGGQGLPADDDTDRRTIDDILLQRAESVLLRSILRKMQDEDDRDEEFSSQPEWVTKRQHPGKRYSDSLEKRQHPGRRELDLEDDDEQYLDVQRRQHPGKREDEMHSFTEIQKRQHPGKRSMAARVSGEPLIVVSELSKRQHPGKRFLVLQTKRQHPGKRHSSGDEDAEDGDWDAGADGDEDLMELEKRQHPGKRLWDNSSPDLGTNSPCDVLDPTSCSKASLLLDFLDNINKSHAEEKRQHPGKRFAPEENLVKDGE; encoded by the exons ATGAAGTCGATATGCCTGCTCATCTTGGCTTCCCTCGTGCTCTGCAACTTGGCGCTGTGTGGAGGACAAGGCCTCCCTGCTGATGATGACACGGACCGAAGAACCATAGACGACATCCTACTGCAGAGAGCGGAGAGTGTCCTGCTGCGCTCCATTCTCAGGAAGATGCAGGACGAAGACGACAGAGACG aaGAGTTTTCCTCTCAGCCAGAATGGGTGACAAAACGACAGCATCCTGGCAAACGGTACAGCGACAGTTTGGAGAAGCGGCAGCACCCGGGAAGGAGAGAGTTAGACTTAGAGGACGATGATGAGCAGTACTTGGATGTTCAGAGGAGACAACACCCGGGAAAACGCGAAGATGAAATGCACTCGTTCACGGAGATCCAGAAAAGGCAGCACCCGGGAAAGCGCTCCATGGCGGCGCGCGTTTCTGGTGAGCCCCTTATAGTCGTGAGTGAACTTTCGAAACGCCAGCACCCTGGCAAGCGCTTCCTGGTGCTGCAGACCAAACGCCAGCACCCAGGTAAGCGCCACAGCAGCGGGGACGAGGACGCGGAGGATGGGGACTGGGATGCGGGCGCGGATGGAGACGAAGACCTCATGGAGTTGGAAAAGCGTCAGCACCCAGGAAAGAGGCTTTGGGATAACTCGAGTCCGGATTTGGGCACGAACAGTCCGTGTGACGTTTTGGACCCTACGAGCTGCAGCAAAGCCAGTCTGCTGCTCGACTTTTTAGACAACATTAACAAGAGCCACGCCGAGGAGAAGAGACAACACCCGGGCAAAAGGTTTGCACCGGAGGAGAATTTAGTCAAAGACGGGGAGTAG